In Panacibacter ginsenosidivorans, the following proteins share a genomic window:
- a CDS encoding fibronectin type III domain-containing protein, producing MKRVLLLMVLAMIVFCANAQNPWKQISLTSSFAKGKDVFHKHFKPQAYVSFQLNESAMRKLLRNAPSEKSVSSATSSFIISVPNSKGQIERFRIVEASSMEPALAAKFPNIKSYAGQGVDNPGSRIRFDMSPLGFNAVIMSSERKTFYISSIDRSSQSYIVYDRELRDAKKFGFECLLDQTVNSEVQLSNAIGGGITDKNANTNVLRTYRLALCLTGEYSRAVLDDVAPGTDTSTVALKKAIILAVANSNTTEANAVFENEFNLRLVLISNETSIIYLDATTDPFSTWTPSFTTTTWNTETQNTCTSVIGDANYDIGHMLNYNTEKNNGNAGCIGCVCKTPSGSIGKGRGWNMYGEYQGDYLIIDYWTHELGHQLGGNHTFTHSIEGTIAQVEPGSASTIMGYAGITGATDLQAHSDPYYHAISIQQITDYIQTGSGNTCGTTSSLINNLPTANAGSDYTVPKSTPFILTGTSTDADAADVPTYCWEQMDAYGTSTNSNTYPTSTTTKGPAFRSFLPVTNTSRSFPRLQVVLDSNNTGKWEVLPSVSRTLNFRFTVRDNHSGGSANVSDDVVVTVSGTTGPFAVTSPNTAVSVGAGTTQTITWSVNSTNTLAANVKISMSTDGGQTFPYVLAASTPNDGTEAITVPNVTSGACRIKIEAIGNIFYDISNVNFYVGSCGTAIGLKASSITNSSATLGWTAVTGATSYDVDYRISPSGAWTNAATATTSTSVNITGLMQGTLYDFRVKTNCPLNNGDYATAQFTSLCSATPTGLTSSNITNSTATLSWTAVAGAASYKVDYKLSSASIWTRAANATTATTVDIANLVSSSVYNFRVRANCSSGSTAYISGTNFTTLCSAAPSGLSASSITNSGAILSWTASAGASSYTVDYKLASSGTWTNAATATTSTSVTLSGLSTGTVYDYRVRANCASGSTSYTSEQFTTLCNVAPSGLSASSVTNNSATISWSASTGAVSYDVDYKLTSTGIWTNAATATTSTSVNLNSLTAGSVYDYRVRANCAAGSTSYTGAQFTTLCDIAPTGLSASSITNTSATISWSASSGAVSYDFDYKLTSTGTWTNAATATTSTSVNLSGLTTGSGYDYRIRANCSSGSTTYTSAQFTTLCSTAPSGLAASSITTSSASISWSSATGATSYDVDYKDAASSSWINAATGTTAISVDLSSLNYSTVYDWRVKTNCASGSSAYSTSQFTTATPVCNDPSGLVSSAISSSTATISWSAVTGAASYDIDYKDAASINWVNAATGTTATSVNLSSLNANTTYDWRVRTNCIYGNTSNYTTAQFTTLIAVGCGVPVTLTTTNITASSATFNWTAVSGALGYTAGYRATNTQNWINVASGTTATSVNVSGLLSETNYEWRVKAVCASGSSAYNTTSFTTSATCPGKFDTTANNNNFATAVDIPFSTDVYGTINASGDVDYYKLTIPAPGPITVTLTNLPADYNIYTYNVNQKFTGSSINTGTANESITITVAKGTHYIKVAGANANEYNASTCYTLRAVQGTGPSSKDASSLIAQQSKSGMKVYPNPAHTIINIATTKMPEQSVIKIADVYGRTIMQQKGAANTKIDVSRLTAGSYFVTVITKEGSIIYNTKFVKY from the coding sequence ATGAAGAGAGTATTACTCCTCATGGTTCTTGCCATGATTGTCTTCTGTGCAAACGCACAAAATCCCTGGAAGCAAATTAGTCTTACTAGTTCATTCGCAAAAGGAAAAGATGTTTTTCATAAACATTTTAAACCCCAGGCTTATGTTTCATTTCAATTAAATGAATCAGCCATGAGGAAACTCTTACGTAATGCACCTTCAGAAAAAAGTGTTTCATCAGCTACTTCTTCATTTATCATTTCGGTGCCAAATTCAAAAGGGCAAATTGAGCGATTCAGGATTGTGGAAGCCTCTTCTATGGAGCCTGCGTTAGCTGCAAAATTTCCGAATATCAAATCATATGCAGGGCAGGGTGTTGATAACCCTGGCTCCCGTATTCGTTTTGATATGTCCCCATTGGGATTTAATGCAGTGATCATGTCTTCAGAGAGAAAGACTTTTTACATCAGTTCCATAGATCGTTCCAGTCAATCATATATTGTATACGACAGGGAATTAAGAGATGCTAAAAAATTCGGGTTTGAATGTTTATTAGATCAAACAGTAAACAGCGAAGTACAACTAAGCAATGCAATAGGAGGAGGAATTACTGACAAGAATGCAAATACAAATGTATTACGCACTTATAGATTGGCTTTATGTTTAACAGGAGAATATTCAAGAGCTGTGTTGGATGATGTTGCTCCGGGAACTGATACAAGCACAGTAGCATTGAAGAAAGCCATTATATTAGCCGTAGCGAATTCGAATACTACCGAGGCAAATGCAGTCTTTGAAAATGAATTTAATTTAAGATTGGTACTCATATCGAATGAGACAAGTATCATTTATCTTGACGCTACTACTGATCCATTTAGTACATGGACACCAAGTTTTACCACAACAACCTGGAATACTGAAACCCAAAACACTTGTACAAGTGTAATAGGTGATGCGAATTATGATATTGGCCACATGCTTAATTATAATACTGAAAAAAATAATGGCAACGCAGGCTGTATTGGTTGTGTTTGCAAAACACCTTCAGGCTCTATCGGCAAAGGTCGGGGATGGAACATGTACGGAGAATATCAGGGCGACTATCTTATCATAGATTACTGGACGCATGAATTGGGACATCAGTTAGGTGGCAATCATACTTTTACGCATAGCATAGAAGGCACAATAGCACAGGTAGAACCTGGAAGTGCTTCTACAATTATGGGATATGCTGGTATTACGGGTGCTACAGATCTTCAGGCGCACAGTGATCCATACTATCATGCAATTAGTATTCAGCAGATAACCGATTATATTCAAACTGGTTCGGGTAACACTTGTGGTACAACCAGTTCTTTAATCAATAATTTACCTACTGCCAATGCCGGATCAGATTATACTGTACCAAAATCAACACCATTTATTTTAACAGGAACATCAACAGATGCAGATGCAGCAGATGTGCCAACTTATTGCTGGGAACAAATGGATGCATATGGCACAAGTACAAATTCTAATACCTACCCAACATCAACTACTACGAAGGGGCCTGCCTTCAGGTCTTTCTTACCTGTCACCAATACATCCAGATCATTTCCAAGACTTCAGGTTGTACTAGACAGTAATAATACAGGTAAATGGGAAGTATTGCCATCTGTATCAAGAACATTGAACTTTAGATTTACAGTAAGAGATAATCATAGTGGCGGCAGTGCTAATGTCAGTGATGATGTGGTTGTAACTGTTTCCGGCACTACCGGACCCTTTGCAGTTACCTCTCCCAACACAGCAGTTAGTGTAGGTGCCGGAACAACACAAACAATCACCTGGAGTGTTAACAGTACAAACACACTTGCAGCCAATGTGAAAATATCTATGTCAACAGATGGAGGGCAAACATTCCCATATGTTCTTGCCGCCAGTACACCCAATGACGGCACTGAAGCGATTACTGTACCAAATGTAACAAGTGGCGCTTGTCGTATTAAAATAGAAGCAATAGGAAATATCTTTTACGATATATCAAATGTGAATTTCTATGTAGGTTCCTGTGGAACAGCTATAGGGCTGAAAGCATCATCCATCACTAATAGCAGTGCTACACTCGGATGGACAGCCGTAACCGGAGCTACATCATATGATGTAGATTACAGAATATCCCCCTCCGGTGCATGGACAAATGCAGCAACAGCCACTACTTCAACAAGCGTAAATATTACAGGGTTAATGCAAGGAACTCTTTACGACTTTAGAGTAAAAACAAATTGTCCATTAAATAATGGAGATTATGCAACCGCACAGTTTACCAGTTTGTGTAGTGCTACACCAACTGGCCTTACATCATCAAATATTACCAATTCAACTGCAACCCTTAGCTGGACAGCCGTAGCTGGTGCAGCATCTTATAAAGTTGATTACAAATTAAGCTCAGCAAGTATTTGGACTAGGGCTGCAAACGCAACTACTGCTACAACAGTGGACATAGCCAACCTGGTATCAAGTTCTGTTTATAATTTCAGAGTAAGAGCTAATTGCTCATCTGGCAGCACGGCTTATATATCCGGAACAAATTTTACAACATTATGTAGCGCTGCGCCATCAGGCCTGTCTGCATCCTCCATTACCAATTCAGGTGCTATACTCAGTTGGACAGCTTCTGCAGGCGCTTCTTCTTATACTGTGGATTACAAGTTAGCTTCTTCAGGTACCTGGACAAATGCAGCAACAGCCACAACATCAACTTCAGTAACCCTGAGTGGATTATCAACAGGTACAGTATATGATTACAGGGTGAGAGCAAACTGTGCATCAGGCAGTACATCTTATACAAGCGAACAATTTACAACATTGTGTAATGTTGCACCATCAGGTTTATCTGCATCGTCTGTAACAAATAATTCAGCAACCATTAGCTGGTCTGCATCTACAGGTGCAGTAAGCTATGATGTGGATTACAAATTAACATCAACAGGTATCTGGACAAATGCAGCAACAGCAACAACATCAACATCTGTAAACCTAAATAGCTTAACAGCAGGTTCAGTTTATGATTACAGGGTAAGAGCTAACTGTGCTGCAGGTAGTACTTCCTACACTGGCGCGCAGTTTACAACTTTATGTGATATTGCTCCAACAGGCTTATCAGCATCATCCATTACCAATACTTCAGCAACTATAAGCTGGTCTGCATCTTCTGGAGCGGTAAGCTATGATTTCGATTACAAATTAACATCAACAGGCACCTGGACAAATGCAGCAACAGCAACAACATCAACATCTGTAAACCTAAGTGGATTAACTACAGGTTCAGGATATGATTACAGGATAAGAGCAAATTGTTCTTCAGGTAGCACCACATATACCAGTGCACAGTTTACAACATTGTGTAGTACAGCACCGTCAGGACTTGCAGCGTCTTCAATTACCACTTCATCAGCATCAATTAGTTGGAGTTCAGCAACCGGTGCAACAAGTTATGATGTGGATTATAAAGATGCAGCATCAAGTAGCTGGATCAATGCGGCAACAGGCACTACAGCTATCTCTGTAGACTTAAGCAGTTTAAATTATAGCACAGTTTATGACTGGAGAGTGAAAACGAATTGCGCATCAGGTAGTAGTGCTTATTCAACCTCACAGTTCACCACCGCCACACCGGTATGTAATGACCCATCAGGCCTTGTATCATCAGCCATTAGTTCATCAACAGCGACTATTAGCTGGAGTGCCGTAACAGGAGCAGCAAGCTATGATATAGATTATAAAGATGCGGCATCAATCAACTGGGTCAATGCTGCAACAGGCACCACGGCTACTTCCGTTAACTTAAGCAGCTTAAATGCTAATACCACCTACGACTGGAGGGTGAGAACAAACTGTATATATGGCAATACCAGCAATTACACTACTGCACAATTTACCACATTAATAGCAGTAGGTTGCGGTGTGCCGGTAACATTAACTACCACCAATATTACAGCTTCATCAGCCACCTTCAATTGGACTGCAGTAAGCGGAGCACTTGGTTATACAGCAGGATACCGTGCCACCAATACACAAAACTGGATTAATGTAGCCTCAGGTACCACAGCCACTTCAGTAAATGTCAGCGGTTTACTAAGCGAGACAAATTATGAATGGCGTGTAAAAGCTGTATGCGCATCAGGTAGCAGTGCTTATAATACTACTTCATTTACCACAAGTGCAACCTGCCCCGGCAAATTCGATACTACTGCAAATAATAATAATTTTGCTACAGCAGTGGATATACCATTCAGTACAGATGTGTATGGAACCATCAATGCATCAGGCGATGTGGATTATTACAAACTTACTATCCCTGCACCAGGTCCTATAACGGTAACACTTACCAATCTGCCTGCAGATTATAATATCTATACTTATAATGTCAATCAGAAGTTCACCGGCAGTTCCATAAATACCGGCACAGCAAATGAAAGCATCACAATCACAGTCGCCAAAGGCACACATTATATTAAAGTAGCCGGTGCCAATGCAAATGAATACAATGCATCAACCTGCTACACCTTAAGAGCCGTTCAGGGCACAGGCCCAAGCAGTAAAGATGCATCATCGCTTATTGCACAACAAAGCAAAAGCGGCATGAAGGTGTATCCAAATCCGGCGCACACGATCATAAATATAGCAACCACAAAAATGCCGGAACAATCTGTCATCAAAATAGCGGATGTATACGGCAGAACCATCATGCAGCAAAAAGGCGCAGCAAACACTAAGATCGATGTAAGCAGGCTCACCGCAGGCAGCTATTTTGTAACCGTCATCACTAAAGAAGGCAGTATTATCTATAATACAAAATTTGTGAAATATTAA